Part of the Neisseria leonii genome is shown below.
TTGGCCTATTTTATGATGCCCGCGCCTCTGGCATGGGCGGTGCTGGTGATTGCCGTGCTGGTGATTGTGCGGCATAAAAGCAATATTCGGAAACTGCTGGCCGGCAAGGAAGACAAAATCGGCGGCAGGCCGTAATCAAAACCGCCTGAGGCCGTCTGAAAACCGCATCACGGGTTTTCAGACGGCCTGCGGCATTGTGTTAAAATCCGTTTTATTTTTCCCGATTTCAGGCCATTATCATGACCCAAGACAAAATTCTGATTCTCGATTTCGGTTCGCAGGTAACCCAACTGATTGCGCGCCGTGTCCGCGAGGCGCATGTTTATTGCGAGCTGCACCCCTACGATATGCCTTTGGACGACATCAAAGCGTTCCGTCCCAAAGGTATTATTCTTTCCGGCGGCCCCAATTCGGTGTACGAATCCGATTATCAGGCCGATACCGGCCTGTTTGATTTGGGCGTGCCGGTGCTGGGCATCTGCTACGGTATGCAGTTTATGGCACACCATCTGGGCGGCGCAGTATCGCCCGGCAACCAGCGCGAATTCGGCTATGCCCAAGTGAAAACCGTCGACAGCGAATTGACGCAGGGGATTTCAGACGGCCTGCCCAATACGCTGGACGTGTGGATGAGCCACGGCGACAAAGTATCCAAGCTGCCCGATGGCTTTGCCGTGATCGGCGATACGCCGAGTTGTCCGATTGCCATGATGGAACACGCCGAAAAACGGTTCTACGGCATTCAGTTTCACCCCGAAGTCACCCACACCAAACAGGGGCGTGCCCTGTTGAACCGTTTCGTATTGGATATTTGCGGGGTCCAACCCTCTTGGACCATGCCCAATTACATAGACGAAGCCGTGGCCAAAATCCGCGAACAGGTCGGCAGCGACGAAGTGATTCTCGGCCTGTCGGGCGGTGTCGATTCCAGTGTGGCCGCCGCTTTAATCCACCGTGCCATCGGCGACCAGCTGACCTGCGTGTTTGTCGATCACGGCCTGCTGCGCCTGAACGAAGGGCAGATGGTGATGGATATGTTTGCCCGAAACTTGGGCGTGCGCGTGATTCATGCCGATGCCGCCGAGCAGTTTATGGGCAAACTGGCGGGCGTAACCGATCCCGAGCAAAAACGCAAAATCATCGGCGGCGAATTTGTCGAAGTATTTGATGCCGAAGCCAAAAAACGGGTCAATGCCAAATGGTTGGCACAAGGCACGATTTATCCTGATGTGATTGAAAGTGCGGGCGCGAAAACCAAAAAAGCCCATGCCATCAAATCGCACCACAATGTCGGCGGCCTGCCCGAGCAGATGAACCTGAAACTGCTCGAACCGCTGCGCGATCTTTTCAAAGACGAAGTGCGCGAACTGGGCGTGGCACTCGGCCTGCCGCGCGAAATGGTTTACCGCCACCCCTTCCCCGGCCCCGGTTTGGGCGTGCGCATTTTGGGCGAAGTCAAAAAAGAATATGCCGACCTGCTGCGTCAGGCCGATGCCATTTTCATCGAAGAATTGCGCCATACCTGCGACGAAAACGGCACATCGTGGTATGACCTGACCAGTCAGGCCTTTGCCGTCTTCCTGCCTGTTAAATCCGTCGGCGTGATGGGCGACGGCCGCACTTATGATTATGTCGTTGCCCTGCGCGCCGTGATTACCAGCGACTTTATGACCGCGCATTGGGCGGAACTGCCTTATTCCCTGCTGGGCAAAGTGTCCAACCGCATCATCAACGAAGTCAAAGGCATCAACCGCGTGGTGTACGATGTCAGCGGCAAACCGCCCGCTACCATCGAATGGGAATAAAAAACGGGGCATTGCCCCGTTTTTTGTCGGCTTGCCGTCATGTGTCCGGTGTATGAACACACGGAAATAAGAAGAATATTTATACCGTATCAGCGAAATTTCAGAGCAATGCAGGCAATTGGAAAAAATTCAGACGGCACTTTTGGATACAGTTCAGTTTTTCCCGGACAAAGCTGAATCATGCGTCATTATGGTCTATGGATTGCAGTATTTTCGAGAAAGGCCGTCTGAAACAGGTAGGGCAGGTGTAATTCTAGCGTTTCAGTCATACCATACTCTTATAACTGAAAAAGTTAGATTGGCGAATTCGATACGGCATATTTTTAGAAATATGTTTAGAGAATAGAATACTAAGTGTAGGTCGGATACGAGTATCCGACCTACCCAAGCTGAAATACCGGTTCCAGACGGCATTGTATGTAGGGTGTATGGTGCAGCCAGCTACGCACTGAAACAGGTAGAGCGGGCGTATTGATTGGAAAGTTGATGACAAAAAAAGATGGGCAAGCATAGGTTGGGTCAGGAACCAACCAAACCGATCAAATCTCCCTAGATATGATGCAAAGGCCGTCTGAAAACTAATTTAATTTAAGGTTTTCAGACGGCCTTTACGTAGGTCGGATACTGGTATCCGACCCTACCGTGTGGCTTGTGCCATATAGCTTTAATCATTATTTCAAAATGTTTCCTAAATATCTCCCTGTATAACTCCCCCCAACTTTCGCCACCTCCTCAGGGCTGCCCTTGGCAATAATCCGTCCTCCGCCGTCGCCGCCTTCCGGTCCCAAGTCGACAATATAGTCTGCGGTTTTAATCACATCAAGGTTATGTTCGATAATCACAATCGAGTTGCCTTTGCCTTTCAGACGGCCTATGACTTCCAATAATAAAGCGATGTCGGCGAAGTGCAGGCCGGTGGTGGGTTCGTCGAGAATATATAAAGTGCGGCCGGTGTCGCGTTTGGAGAGTTCGAGGGCGAGTTTGACGCGCTGGGCTTCGCCGCCGGAGAGGGTGGTGGCGGACTGGCCGAGGCGGATGTAGCCTAAGCCGACGTCTGTCAGGGTTTGCAGTTTACGGGCGACGGCGGGCACGGCATCGAAGAATTGGCGGGCTTCTTCTACGGTCATGTCGAGCACTTGGCTGATGTTTCTGCCTTTGTATTGCACTTCCAGTGTTTCGCGGTTGTAGCGTTTGCCGTGGCACACTTCGCAGGGGACGTAAACGTCGGGCAAAAAGTGCATTTCGACTTTGATGACGCCGTCGCCCTGGCAGGCTTCGCAGCGGCCGCCTTTGACGTTGAAGGAGAAGCGGCCGACGCTGTAACCGCGTTCGCGCGACAGGGGTACGCCGGCGAAGAGTTCGCGAATCGGTGTGAATAAGCCGGTGTAGGTGGCGGGGTTGGAACGCGGGGTGCGGCCGATGGGGGACTGGTCGACGTTGATGACTTTGTCGAGATGTTCCAGGCCTGTGATGTCGTCATACGGTGCGGGTTCTTCGTGGGCGCGGTTGAGTTCGCGGGCGGTGATTTTGGCCAGCGTGTCGTTAATCAGGGTGGATTTGCCGCTGCCTGAAACGCCTGTGATGCAGGTGATTAAACCCAAAGGCAGTTCTAACGTTACATTTTTCAAATTATTGCCGCGCGCGCCTGTTAAAACCAACATTTTTTCAGGATTGACGGGGGTTCGTTTTTCAGGCTGCCTGATTTGTTTTTTACCGCTTAAATATTGACCTGTAACGGATTTTTCGCAAGCTGCCACTTTGTCGGGCGTATCGGCAATGATGACGCTGCCGCCGTGTTCGCCCGCGCCCGGTCCCATATCGACCACGAAATCGGCTTCGCGTATCGCGTCTTCGTCGTGTTCGACCACAATCACGCTGTTGCCCAAATCGCGCAGGCGTTTGAGGGTAGCGAGCAGGCGGTCGTTGTCGCGTTGGTGCAGGCCGATGGACGGTTCGTCCAACACATACATCACGCCTGTCAGGCCGCTGCCGATTTGGCTGGCGAGACGGATACGCTGGGCTTCGCCGCCGGATAAGGTTTCGGCGGAGCGGCTCAAATTCAGATAATCGAGGCCGACGTTAATCAGAAAGCCCAAACGCTCGGTGATTTCTTTGAGGATTTTTTCGGCAATCTGTTTTTTGTTGCCTGCCAAATCGAGTTGTTCAAAAAATTCGTGGGTTTTGGTGAGCGGCCAGGCGGAGATTTCGTGCAGCGGCTGTTTGCTCACATAGACATAACGCGCTTCTTTGCGCAGGCGCGCGCCGCCGCAGCTCGGGCAGGCTTTGTGGCTTTGGTATTGCAGCAATTCTTCGCGCACGGTGTTGGAATCGGTTTCGCGGAAACGGCGTTCCAGATTGGGGATAATCCCTTCAAAGGCGTGGCTGCGGTTGAAGGTGGTGCCTTTTTCGGAAAGGTAGCGGAATTCGATGACTTCTTTGCCCGAGCCGTGCAGAACGGTTTTTTTCACTTTTTCAGGCAGGTCTTCAAACGGGGTATCGACATCGAAGCCGTAATGGGCGGCCAGCGACTGAATCATTTGGAAATAAAACTGGTTGCGCTTGTCCCAGCCTTTAACCGCACCGGCGGCCAGCGACAACTCGGGGTGCATGACGACACGTTCGGGGTCGAAGAAATTCATATTGCCCAAGCCGTCGCAGGTGGGGCAGGCGCCGACGGGATTGTTGAAGGAAAACAGGCGCGGCTCCAATTCGGGCAGGCTGTATGAACATACGGGGCAGGCAAATCGGGCGGAAAACCAATGTTCCTGACCGCTTTCCATGTCCAAAGCCAAGGCACGCTCGCCGCCGTGGCGCAGCGCGGTTTCAAAACTTTCCGCCAAACGCTGTTTGATGTCGGCTTTCACTTTCACGCGGTCGATGACCACATCGATATTGTGCTTGATGTTTTTTTCCAGCTTCGGCACTTCGTCGAGCGGGTAAATTTCGCCGTCCACGCGTACGCGGGCAAAGCCCTGCGCCTGCAAGTCGGCAAAAAAATCGGCAAACTCGCCTTTGCGTTCGCGCACGGCGGGGGCGAGAATCATCACGCGGGTGTCTTCCGGCAGCGTTAAGACGGCATCCACCATCTGCGACACGGTTTGGCTGGCCAGCGGCAGGTCGTGTTCGGGGCAGTAGGGCGTACCGACGCGGGCGTAGAGCAGGCGCAGATAATCGTGGATTTCCGTTACCGTGCCGACGGTGGAGCGCGGGTTGTGGCTGGTGGATTTCTGCTCGATGGAAATCGCAGGCGACAAACCCTCAATCAAATCCACATCGGGTTTGTCCATCATCTGCAAAAACTGGCGCGCATAGGCCGACAGGCTTTCCACATAACGGCGCTGGCCTTCGGCATAGAGCGTGTCGAAAGCCAGACTCGACTTGCCGCTGCCCGACAAACCGGTTACCACCACGAGCTTGTGGCGCGGAATATCGAGATCGATGTTTTTCAGATTGTGCGTGCGTGCGCCGCGGATGCGGATGGTGTCGTTGTCGGTGGGCAGTTTGGACATGGTATCGGCCGGATTCGGAAAATAAAAATAACCCGCGATTATAACATTTTGCAGAGTGGGGAGAAAAAGGCCGTCTGAAAAACCGGCGGGCGGTTTTCAGACGGCCTCAAATGCACTCATCAGCGAGATTTCAGCGCGTCCACAGCCGCTTGGGCGCGGCGTTTGATGTCGTCGGTCATATGTGCCTTCATTTGCGTATAGACCAGTGTCAGCACGGCCAAATCATCGGTAAAACCCAAAGGGCCCAGCAGGTCGGGAATGCTGTCGATGGGGCTGAGGAAATAGACCAGCGCGCCGGCGATAATCAGTTTGGCACGGCGCGGCGTGCGCGGGTCGCGGTAGAGATAGTAGAGTGCGTACAGCTGTTTGACGGCAGGCGCGCCCAAGCGTGCGGCAAATTTCGCCACCTTGGTTAAAAAGCCGTTTTCATCGAGTTTTCTGCGGCGAAAGCCGGGAATGTAGTCTTCCGGTTTCATTATGGGTTCCTTTGCAAAATAGGGCGGAGGGGGAAACGGTGGCTTAAAGTATGGGGCAGACGGGCAGATGCAAGTGCGGCAGCGGTTCTTTTGCAGAAAATCACGCAATCATGACATAGATGCGGGATACATTTGATCGGGTATGTGGTGGGGTATCGGAAAATGTCGGATTCAAGAATCCGACCTACGCTGTTATGGTACAACGGTAAACCGTATGCCCGAAATCCGGCTGTGTTGCTGCTTGCTGAAATGCGTGCAGTGATCGGATTCGGGCATCTGTCCTGCAAAATATGGCAGGTCGGATACTTGGTATCCGACATTTGCTTTTCGATATTCGGGTTCGGCTGTCGATCGGTCGTCGAAGGTGTGTATATGGGGCCGGGGTCATTCGGTATGGTGGCCGGGTTCGGGAATCCGTTTGTCAGGTAATGCTTCTAATACGTCGGGTTTTAGGTTGGGCATTTCGTAAGATTAAGATGGGTCGGATTCCAGAATCCGACCTACGTTATTCAGACGGCCTTGATGGCTGTATGTCCGTACCGCCGCAGGCGGTCAGGGCGGGGATCAGGGTGTCGTGCAGGATTCGGGCAAACAGCGGGTCGTCGGGCGGCGGGGTTCGGCGGGCGAAGGCGGTGGCGTTTTCGGGATAGTCGGCACGGGCGGTTTGACCGCTGTTGCGGCCGAAATAGCTTTGGTGGGCGGCGGCATTCAGGCGTTCTTCGGGTGTTTTGCCGCTTTTGCTTTCCGGTTTGATAAAGGCTTGGGCGGCTTTCAAGGCGGTGTGCGGAACAAAAGGCAGCGGACGGATTTGTCCTTGGCGGTAATAATCGAGCCACGGTACGAGCAGGTCGGCGGCCGTACCGGCATCGGGCAGGGCGGTGAATGTGGCGGTTTCTTTGCCGAGAGTCAGATGATGGCCGGCAAAATGTGCCATATTTTGCGGGCGCACGGCATTCAGAATCAGGTGTTGCAGCAGGCGGGCAATGAAATGGGCGGTGCTTTCGCGGCCGGTGGTGATGCGGCCTTCGGCGGTGAGGCTGTCGAGCGATCCTTCGAGAATCATGCCGCCGATATGCAGGCGGTAGGAGGTGTCGGGCAGGGGGGCGGCTGAGAGCAGGCGGCCGTCGAGACGGCGGGCTTGGGCTTCGTATTGTTGCTGCCACAGTTTGCCCAATTCGGCTTCGGGCAGTTGCGAACGGGCGTGCAGCGGTTCGGCGGCCGTGGCAAAGTCGAGATGGCGGCGGCGGGCTTCGGTGTAGGCATCGGCCACGGCATCGGCCTGCGGCGGCTCGAAGGGTTCGGCGGCCTCGCTGTCGCTGCCGTGCCACGGGGCGCGCCAGTCGAGACGGTGGCGCAGCCAGTAGCGCGGCGGGTTTTGCCAGAATTCGATCAGGTCGGCCTGACGGATGACGGGCGGTTTGCCGCTTGGTGCGTCCTCGCCGTTTTCCGGCGGCGTGAAAAACGGGGCGGTTTCAGACGGCCTTTGGCGAGCCTGCGCATAATCGCTGCGGCTGCTGATGAGCGGGCCGTTTTGGAAATAGCGTGCGGAAAAGGGTTGCAGCGGGTGCTGTTCGATAAGCTGTTTCTGCCAAGTGCCGCTGCTGTGGCCGCACATACTGTCCAGCGTGTCGGCCAGTTCGCTGACCAGCGGCGAGGGGGCGAGTTCGTCGTTGTTGCGTATGCTGCGGCCGATGTAGGACAGATAAAGATGTTCGCGCGCGCTCATCAGGGCTTCGAGAAACAGGTAGCGGTCGTCGTCGCGGCGGGCGCGGTCGCCGGCGCGCGGGTGTTGCGCAATCAGGTCGAAGGCGGCGGCTTTGGTGTTGCGCGGGAAGGTTTTGTCGTTCAAGCCCAAGAGACAGACGGCCTTAAACGGCAGACTGCGCATCGGTACCATGCCGCAGATGGTAATGCCGCTGCGCAAAAAGCCGGCTTCGCTTTCGCTGTCGAGAAAACGGCCGATGTGGCGCAAAACGGTTTCCGGCGGCAGTGTGCCCGAAAAACCGGCCAGTGAGGCTTCGGCCTGCCAGTCGGCCAAGGCTTCTTCCAGCTGTATTTCGGCGGCCTGATCGCTTTCGGCCGGTTGGAACAGTTCGTTTTTCAAGGTACGCAGCCGATCAATCCAGCCGACGGTATCGGCCGGAGTCTGCCAGAGGTGATAATGGCGGCTCAGGGTGCGGGCGAATTGGTGGAAACGGCTTAAAACGGGCAGGTGGCCGGTGCCGGTATGCCAGGCGGCGGTGTGCTGCCACAGGCCGCCGTTTTCGGGCAGCAGCCAGCCTGCGGTCATGCTGTCCAAGCCCTGCTGCCAGGTGTAGAGGCCGTTGCCGCCGCGCATCTGCGCGTCCCAGCCCCAGCGGATATTGAGTTCGGCCGCCGCTTCGTGCAGCAGCGGCAGATCCTGACGGGTCAGGCCGAAGCGGGACAGGACGGCTTCGTGGCCGAGCAGTTGCAGCACGGTGTCGATTTCAAAACGGCTTTCCAATACTGCCAATGCTTGTGCCAATGCGTCGAACAGCGGACGGCGGCGGCGGATTTTGATGTCGGATACCGAATACGGCAGGGCGCGGCCGCCGGCGGTTTGGCCGAAAACGGCTTCGATAAACGGGTGGTAGGGTTCGATGTCGGGCGTGAGGACGGCGATGTCGTGCGGCTGCCAGTCGGGGTGTTGTTCGAGCAGGTCGAGCAGGTGGTCTTTCAGAATCTGCAATTCGCGCAGCGGGCTGTGGGCGGAGACGATGCGGATGCTGTTGTCGGGCGTGTGGCGCGGTTCGGGCAGTTGCAGGGTTTGAATATCGTATTGCAGGCGGTGCAGCAGGCTGTCCGAGGCGGGGGCATCGGGATAGGGGGCAAGGGCAAGCTGCGGCTCGGCCTGACTGAGTGCGTCGAAAAAGTCGCGCCCCTGTTTGCCCAAGGAAGCCAGAAGCGGGTGTCCGGCGGCTTCGAGGCCGTCTGAAACGCCGTTTTGCAGGATTTGTGCCGGGCTGATGATGTTTCCCCAATAATGTTCGCTCGGATTGAGGGCGAAAATGTGTACGTCGGTGTGTTGCGAAACGGCTTGCAGCAGTTGCAGGTGTACCGGTGCCATCACGGAAATACCGAATACGGACAGGCGCGGCGGCAGTTTCACGGCAGTGCGTTCCGGCTCCGACAAGGCGGCCGACAGGGCGCGCCACATGCCCACGCGGTGCAGATTGCTGCCGCTGTCTTCATTCAGATAACGCCACAATTCGGCCTGCCAGATTTCGTCGCTGCCCAGATTCAGCGTACGGTTCTGCTGCCACGCATCGAGCCATTCGGGACGGTAAACCAGATATTGGTCGAAAATGTCGGCCAATTGTCCGGCCAGCTGATATGCGGCCAGGCTGCCGCCCGCCAGATAGCCGCTCAATGCGGCACGGGCGGCTGAGAAACCGCTGCCGTCGAGGCCGTCTGAAAACCGTTTCAGCAGTCGCCAGCGCATCACGCCGGGCGCAAAGGGGCTGAGCGCGGGCAGGTCGGGCAGGGCTTGGCGCATCAGATGCCAGTGGAATTTGGCGGGCAGGAGGAAATTGAGATTGGCGGCGATGCCGTCGCGTCCGGCCAGAAAACGGGTGAGATAGCGGCGCATTCCCTGACTCTGCACCAGAATGTCTTCGGCGGCCAAAGGCTCGGCGGGCGGCTGCGCGCGGTGGACGGCGTGCAGCATACCGGCAAGGTCTTCGAGGCGGTTGGACTGGTACAGATACAGCATGGCAAAACACCGTGGGCGAAAGTGCCGATTATAAAGAACCGGCGCGGCGGCGGGTATATTTTTGCGGCGGCAAAAGCGCGCGTGATAGAATGGCGGCATGAATGACATACAAAAGCCGTCTGAAAAACGGGATATGCGGTTTGCCTGTTCTCGAACCTGCTGCCTGTTTTAATCCGCTTTGCTTGTTTGAGCTTCGCAAAACCTCCCTTAAAGGGTGGTTTTGCTTCGCAGAAACCCGCTTGGCTCGTTTTCAGACGGCCTGTTTATCGAAAATTTTTTGCGGCAGGCTTGGACGGCGGCGGATTGCGCCGTTGTGTGCCGCCTGCAGCATCAGCCAGCCCCGCTGCCGTACCGGCTGCGGAGAGAACGGAATGCAGTATGACAGATTTTACCCCCGAAACCGCGCCCGAAACGCAGCGGCGCAGTATCCGCAGTTTTGTTTTGCGCCAAGGCCATATGACGGCCGCCCAGCAGCGCGCCATCGATACGCTGTGGCCGAGCTACGGTTTGGACTATCGGGCCGAAACGGCGGATTTGAATGCCGTGT
Proteins encoded:
- the recC gene encoding exodeoxyribonuclease V subunit gamma, with the translated sequence MLYLYQSNRLEDLAGMLHAVHRAQPPAEPLAAEDILVQSQGMRRYLTRFLAGRDGIAANLNFLLPAKFHWHLMRQALPDLPALSPFAPGVMRWRLLKRFSDGLDGSGFSAARAALSGYLAGGSLAAYQLAGQLADIFDQYLVYRPEWLDAWQQNRTLNLGSDEIWQAELWRYLNEDSGSNLHRVGMWRALSAALSEPERTAVKLPPRLSVFGISVMAPVHLQLLQAVSQHTDVHIFALNPSEHYWGNIISPAQILQNGVSDGLEAAGHPLLASLGKQGRDFFDALSQAEPQLALAPYPDAPASDSLLHRLQYDIQTLQLPEPRHTPDNSIRIVSAHSPLRELQILKDHLLDLLEQHPDWQPHDIAVLTPDIEPYHPFIEAVFGQTAGGRALPYSVSDIKIRRRRPLFDALAQALAVLESRFEIDTVLQLLGHEAVLSRFGLTRQDLPLLHEAAAELNIRWGWDAQMRGGNGLYTWQQGLDSMTAGWLLPENGGLWQHTAAWHTGTGHLPVLSRFHQFARTLSRHYHLWQTPADTVGWIDRLRTLKNELFQPAESDQAAEIQLEEALADWQAEASLAGFSGTLPPETVLRHIGRFLDSESEAGFLRSGITICGMVPMRSLPFKAVCLLGLNDKTFPRNTKAAAFDLIAQHPRAGDRARRDDDRYLFLEALMSAREHLYLSYIGRSIRNNDELAPSPLVSELADTLDSMCGHSSGTWQKQLIEQHPLQPFSARYFQNGPLISSRSDYAQARQRPSETAPFFTPPENGEDAPSGKPPVIRQADLIEFWQNPPRYWLRHRLDWRAPWHGSDSEAAEPFEPPQADAVADAYTEARRRHLDFATAAEPLHARSQLPEAELGKLWQQQYEAQARRLDGRLLSAAPLPDTSYRLHIGGMILEGSLDSLTAEGRITTGRESTAHFIARLLQHLILNAVRPQNMAHFAGHHLTLGKETATFTALPDAGTAADLLVPWLDYYRQGQIRPLPFVPHTALKAAQAFIKPESKSGKTPEERLNAAAHQSYFGRNSGQTARADYPENATAFARRTPPPDDPLFARILHDTLIPALTACGGTDIQPSRPSE
- a CDS encoding YkvA family protein, which encodes MKPEDYIPGFRRRKLDENGFLTKVAKFAARLGAPAVKQLYALYYLYRDPRTPRRAKLIIAGALVYFLSPIDSIPDLLGPLGFTDDLAVLTLVYTQMKAHMTDDIKRRAQAAVDALKSR
- the guaA gene encoding glutamine-hydrolyzing GMP synthase, whose product is MTQDKILILDFGSQVTQLIARRVREAHVYCELHPYDMPLDDIKAFRPKGIILSGGPNSVYESDYQADTGLFDLGVPVLGICYGMQFMAHHLGGAVSPGNQREFGYAQVKTVDSELTQGISDGLPNTLDVWMSHGDKVSKLPDGFAVIGDTPSCPIAMMEHAEKRFYGIQFHPEVTHTKQGRALLNRFVLDICGVQPSWTMPNYIDEAVAKIREQVGSDEVILGLSGGVDSSVAAALIHRAIGDQLTCVFVDHGLLRLNEGQMVMDMFARNLGVRVIHADAAEQFMGKLAGVTDPEQKRKIIGGEFVEVFDAEAKKRVNAKWLAQGTIYPDVIESAGAKTKKAHAIKSHHNVGGLPEQMNLKLLEPLRDLFKDEVRELGVALGLPREMVYRHPFPGPGLGVRILGEVKKEYADLLRQADAIFIEELRHTCDENGTSWYDLTSQAFAVFLPVKSVGVMGDGRTYDYVVALRAVITSDFMTAHWAELPYSLLGKVSNRIINEVKGINRVVYDVSGKPPATIEWE
- the uvrA gene encoding excinuclease ABC subunit UvrA — encoded protein: MSKLPTDNDTIRIRGARTHNLKNIDLDIPRHKLVVVTGLSGSGKSSLAFDTLYAEGQRRYVESLSAYARQFLQMMDKPDVDLIEGLSPAISIEQKSTSHNPRSTVGTVTEIHDYLRLLYARVGTPYCPEHDLPLASQTVSQMVDAVLTLPEDTRVMILAPAVRERKGEFADFFADLQAQGFARVRVDGEIYPLDEVPKLEKNIKHNIDVVIDRVKVKADIKQRLAESFETALRHGGERALALDMESGQEHWFSARFACPVCSYSLPELEPRLFSFNNPVGACPTCDGLGNMNFFDPERVVMHPELSLAAGAVKGWDKRNQFYFQMIQSLAAHYGFDVDTPFEDLPEKVKKTVLHGSGKEVIEFRYLSEKGTTFNRSHAFEGIIPNLERRFRETDSNTVREELLQYQSHKACPSCGGARLRKEARYVYVSKQPLHEISAWPLTKTHEFFEQLDLAGNKKQIAEKILKEITERLGFLINVGLDYLNLSRSAETLSGGEAQRIRLASQIGSGLTGVMYVLDEPSIGLHQRDNDRLLATLKRLRDLGNSVIVVEHDEDAIREADFVVDMGPGAGEHGGSVIIADTPDKVAACEKSVTGQYLSGKKQIRQPEKRTPVNPEKMLVLTGARGNNLKNVTLELPLGLITCITGVSGSGKSTLINDTLAKITARELNRAHEEPAPYDDITGLEHLDKVINVDQSPIGRTPRSNPATYTGLFTPIRELFAGVPLSRERGYSVGRFSFNVKGGRCEACQGDGVIKVEMHFLPDVYVPCEVCHGKRYNRETLEVQYKGRNISQVLDMTVEEARQFFDAVPAVARKLQTLTDVGLGYIRLGQSATTLSGGEAQRVKLALELSKRDTGRTLYILDEPTTGLHFADIALLLEVIGRLKGKGNSIVIIEHNLDVIKTADYIVDLGPEGGDGGGRIIAKGSPEEVAKVGGSYTGRYLGNILK